Below is a genomic region from Prunus persica cultivar Lovell chromosome G3, Prunus_persica_NCBIv2, whole genome shotgun sequence.
AAAAAGTTGTCTCGCCCATTCCACAAGATTGTGCTCCCCATTGGGTCTATTTTTATCCATGGATCTTCTGCCATTTAGCATTTCGAGTAGGACAACTCCAAAACTATAGACATCACTCTTCGATGTCAGATGTCCTAAATCAAAAGGCCATGTTAGAATTAAGTAATTCCAGCTCGTGATTAAGCATATGCTCCTTTTGGCCAATGCTCATCACTAAGTATATAATAACTACAagaacataataaaattagaaaagcaGATGGCCTAAGTATGTGATCATTCATCAGAAGCAAAAGCCGGATAAAACACCAAGTACTGACATCTTAACCTAAATAAAACATCAAGTACTGACATCTTAACCTATCTTTTTGCATATCTAATGGAGTTGCAATTTATAAGACTTTCTCCaccaaaagaaatagaattatAAAACTAAGCCTTCTATGTTCATTTTAAATGGGTTCAAAAAGGGAGGAGTCACAGTTTGGCACTCACTTGTCCAAGTTGTTTGacagttgaaagaaaaaagagctCAAACAAACATATTTTGTCTATCACCACCACTAGCTGGTAGTTCACATAGTTGTGGTAAAAGTAGAGTTACCAAAAGTATTGAATGCCAAACTCACCAGTCATCACATACTCTGGGGCTGCATAACCATAGGTTCCCATAACTCGTGTGGACACATGAGTTTTATCACCCTCAGGACCATCTTTCGCAAGTCCAAAATCCGAAAGCTTGGCATTGTAATCCTAAATTaacattttccattttcagaATGGAATAGGaatggagaaagaaaaggaagtaGTTGCTCAGTTATAGTCACTTACCGCATCTAAAAGAATATTAGATGTTTTAAAGTCACGGTATATGACTGGTCTTTGAACTTCTTCATGAAGAAAGGCCAGACCCTTTGCAGCACCGAGTGCAATTTTCATTCTAATAGACCATGGAAGAGGCAGGGATCCTGGTAGTTACCAAAAACAACATTAAGAAACACTAACAATACATGACAGAGCAAATTCAACAGCTAACTGTACCAAATGCATTTCACTGTGTTAGTACGTGCTTGCAAGAGgtagtttcaaatttcaatatacATGCAGTCAAATTAAAGAATGTGGAAGGACCAGTTGCTTACTTCTGAAGAGGTGGTTTTCCAAACTTCCCCTTGGCAGAAACTCGTAAACCAACAACCTTTGGTCATCTTCGATGGAGTAACCAATTAACTTTACCAAATTAGGATGGATGAGATcaccaagaaaataaatttcagcctgaaatacaaagaaatgaaCGATTGTGTTACAAATTGAACAGCAAAGGAGACTAGCATGTAATCTACGAGTTTCTTTAAGAACTAACTACAAACATAAAGTTGGAAGTAGAATATAGTAGAAAGAAGGAATGCAGAAgtcatacaagccattctttgtGACCCTGAAGTCCATCATGGTTGAGAGTCTTAACTGCAACCGTAAGCCCAGTACCGGGTTTCACAGGAGCAGTTCCATTTTCCTCGACCCAACCTTTGAACACACAGCCAAATCCACCCTCACCAAGAAGACTCTCAGGTCTGAAGTTTCTAGTGGCTTGCTTAAGTTCATTAAATGTGAATTTTCGGAGCTGAGAAGCAACCTTCAGTTCCTCACTGAAATAGGGTGTGGATGAAGTACTTCCACCATTACTAGTAGTTGTAGAGGATCCTCCACGAGTAAGTTCTCGGTCTCTACTTTTCTCATTCGAAGATTTAGTTTCCGCTGATTTACACAAGGTCCAATCCAACACACATAAGTGAATCAGTGAATGATGCATACAAGCAGTATGCACTTGAATGAACGATGTTGGTATTTGTCTTCCCCTGTTAGTTGGGAATTTCCTAATGAATGCCAGACACTAGCGATGCGAGTGTATAACTAAATTGCTATTCAATCAACCATATGTTCTAATAAAGTCAACATGCAAAAACAGTAAATGATCAATGCATCAAATTTGGTTGaccaaataaatatacatCCGGCCTGCCTAAATCAGTTCTGTCTCGTGAAGACTTTTTCGTTCCAATACTAACTAAATGCCCATGAAACAGTTCAGCTTCTGATAATTTACACGAAATTCATCACCTATATAAAATCATACAGTTTTAGAATGAAACGATTTGAAAAGGATTTAGCTTTGATAACATAAAACCTTCCcttaacaaaattgaagagCCTCTTACTTATTTTAGCTGATTTATcaccccaaaacaaaaaacaaaaaaacca
It encodes:
- the LOC18783026 gene encoding probable serine/threonine-protein kinase PIX7; its protein translation is MGLVLNDSKVKTWDGSKSKGKKKKDEAVEETGCWVKFSFGTCMPSRSKVDSAMTGTTISFAETKSSNEKSRDRELTRGGSSTTTSNGGSTSSTPYFSEELKVASQLRKFTFNELKQATRNFRPESLLGEGGFGCVFKGWVEENGTAPVKPGTGLTVAVKTLNHDGLQGHKEWLAEIYFLGDLIHPNLVKLIGYSIEDDQRLLVYEFLPRGSLENHLFRRSLPLPWSIRMKIALGAAKGLAFLHEEVQRPVIYRDFKTSNILLDADYNAKLSDFGLAKDGPEGDKTHVSTRVMGTYGYAAPEYVMTGHLTSKSDVYSFGVVLLEMLNGRRSMDKNRPNGEHNLVEWARQLFGDKRRLFQLIDPRLEGHFSIKGAQKAIQLAAHCLSRDPKARPMMSEVVEALKPLPNLKDMASSSYHFQTMQAARSRSTSNAKNGIRTQAVFVPRNGHPIRSLSSPNGPPASPYYPHKSPKPNSKE